One genomic segment of Diceros bicornis minor isolate mBicDic1 chromosome 13, mDicBic1.mat.cur, whole genome shotgun sequence includes these proteins:
- the ACAP3 gene encoding arf-GAP with coiled-coil, ANK repeat and PH domain-containing protein 3 isoform X2 has protein sequence MGASHPTGPLPAWGGGGPGRLWSQLDLGPSPAPPPRAASASPSLHLLACLRGVDGRATIDEVETDVVEIEAKLDKLVKLCSGMIEAGKAYVATNRLFVSGVRDLSQQCQGDTAISECLQRFGDSLQEMVNYHMILFDQAQRSVRQQLHNFIKEDVRKFKETKKQFDKVREDMELSLVRNAQAPRHRPHEVEEATGALSLTRKCFRHLALDYVLQINVLQAKKKFEILDSMLTFMLAQHSFFQQGYSLLHQLDPYMKRLAAELDQLVIDSAVEKREMERKHAAIQQRDFSYDEPKAEFDVDAPSGVVMEGYLFKRASNAFKTWNRRWFSIQNSQLVYQKKLKDVLTVVVDDLRLCSVKPCEDIERRFCFEVVSPTKSCMLQADSEKLRQAWVHAVQASIASAYRESPDSCYSEVWPSQHPPHACTHLCATGRQPLQAACERRLDRTASPSTSSIDSATDSRERSVKGESVLQRVQSVAGNSQCSDCGQLDPRWASINLGVLLCIECSGIHRSLGVHCSKVRSLTLDSWEPELLKLMCELGNSAVNHIYEAQCEGLGSRKPTASSPRQDKEAWIKDKYVEKKFLRKLPSAPAREAPRRWRAQKCQRHHSSPRAPTARRKVRLEPILPSVATLSSAGAVERKFRRDSLFCPDELDSLFSYFDTAAAAAGPRSLSSDSGLGGSSDGSSDVLAFSTSSVVDSVTEEERADSEESSGEADGEAEAEAWGLADVRELHPGLLAHRAARTRDLPTLAAALAHGAEVNWPDTEDEGKTPLVQAVLGGSLIVCEFLLQNGADVNQRDSRGRAPLHHATLLGHTGQVCLFLKRGADQHALDHEQRDPLSIAVQEANADIVTLLRLARMTEEMREAEAPPGQPGPLAGSSPTELQYRRCIQEFISLHLEES, from the exons CTGGTCAAGCTGTGCAGCGGCATGATTGAGGCTGGCAAGGCCTACGTTGCAACCAACAGGCTCTTCGTGAGTGGCGTCCGCGACCTGTCCCAGCAGTGCCAGGGCGACACCGCCATCTCG GAGTGTCTGCAGAGGTTTGGAGACAGCCTGCAGGAGATGGTCAACTACCACATG ATCCTGTTTGACCAGGCCCAGAGGTCTGTGCGGCAGCAACTCCACAATTTCATCAAAGA GGACGTGCGGAAGTTCAAGGAGACCAAGAAGCAGTTTGACAAAGTGCGAGAGGACATGGAGCTGTCCCTGGTGAGGAACGCCCAGGCCCCACGGCACCGGCCCCATGAGGTGGAGGAGGCCACGGGTGCCCTGAGCCTCACCCGGAAGTGCTTCCGCCACCTGGCATTAGACTATGTGCTGCAG ATCAACGTCCTCCAAGCCAAGAAGAAGTTTGAGATCCTGGATTCT ATGCTGACCTTCATGCTCGCCCAGCACAGCTTCTTCCAGCAGGGCTACAGCCTGCTGCACCAGCTGGACCCCTACATGAAGAGGCTGGCCGCCGAG CTGGACCAGCTGGTGATCGACTCGGCGGTGGAGAAGCGCGAGATGGAACGCAAGCACGCTGCCATCCAGCAGCGG GACTTCTCCTATGATGAGCCTAAAGCAGAGTTTGACGTGGACGCGCCCAGCGGCGTGGTGATGGAGGGGTACCTCTTCAAGAGGGCCAGCAACGCCTTCAAGACGTGGAACCG GCGCTGGTTCTCCATCCAGAACAGCCAGCTGGTCTACCAGAAGAAACTCAAG GACGTGCTGACCGTGGTGGTGGATGACCTCCGCCTGTGCTCAGTGAAGCCGTGTGAGGACATTGAGCGGAGGTTCTGCTTTGAGGTCGTGTCACCCACCaa GAGCTGCATGCTGCAGGCCGACTCCGAGAAGCTACGGCAGGCCTGGGTTCACGCCGTGCAGGCCAGCATCGCCTCTGCCTACCGGGAGAGCCCAGACAGCTGCTACAGCGAGGTGTGGCCCTCCCAGCACCCtccacatgcgtgcacacacctATGTGCCACAGGGAGACAGCCCCTGCAGGCTGCATGCGAGCGT AGGCTGGACCGCACGGCATCCCCGTCCACAAGCAGCATCGACTCAGCCACAGACTCTCGGGAGCGCAGCGTCAAGGGCGAGAGCGTGCTGCAGCGCGTGCAGAGCGTGGCTGGCAACAGCCAGTGCAGCGACTGCGGTCAGCTGGACCCCCGCTGGGCCAGCATCAACCTGGGGGTGCTGCTCTGCATCGAGTGCTCAGGCATCCACAG GAGCCTGGGTGTCCACTGCTCCAAGGTGCGGTCCCTGACTCTGGATTCGTGGGAGCCAGAGCTGCTGAAG CTGATGTGTGAGCTTGGAAACAGCGCCGTGAACCACATCTATGAGGCCCAGTGCGAGGGGCTGGGCAGCAGGAAGCCCACGGCCAGCAGCCCCAG GCAGGACAAGGAGGCCTGGATCAAGGACAAATATGTGGAAAAGAAGTTTCTGCGGAAGCTGCCCTCAGCACCGGCCCGGGAGGCCCCGCGGCGCTGGCGCGCACAGAAGTGCCAGCGCCACCACAGCTCCCCCCGCGCCCCCACTGCCCGCCGCAAGGTCCGGCTGGAGCCCATCCTGCCCTCCGTGGCTACTCTGTCCTCAG CAGGCGCTGTGGAGCGCAAGTTCCGCAGGGATTCCCTCTTCTGCCCGGATGAGCTGGACTCCCTCTTCTCCTACTTTGATACAGCAGCTGCAGCGGCCGGTCCACGCA GTCTGAGCAGCGACAGCGGCTTAGGGGGCAGCTCTGATGGCAGTTCGGACGTCCTGGCCTTCAGCACCAGCTCTGTGGTGGACAGCGTCACTGAGGAGG AGCGCGCAGACTCGGAGGAGTCCAGCGGCGAGGCAGATGGGGAGGCCGAGGCCGAGGCCTGGGGCTTGGCGGATGTGCGCGAGCTGCACCCTGGACTCCTGGCGCACCGCGCAGCACGCACCCGCGACCTCCCCACACTGGCCGCGGCGCTGGCCCACGGGGCCGAGGTCAACTGGCCCGACACGGAGGACGAGGGCAAGACTCCATTGGTGCAGGCCGTGCTGGGG GGCTCCCTGATCGTCTGTGAATTCCTCCTGCAAAATGGAGCAGACGTGAACCAAAGAGACAGCCGGGGCCGGGCGCCCCTGCACCACGCCACGCTGCTGGGCCACACTGG CCAGGTCTGCCTGTTCCTGAAGCGTGGGGCCGACCAGCACGCCTTGGACCACGAGCAGCGGGACCCGCTGAGCATTGCGGTCCAGGAGGCGAACGCCGACATTGTCACGCT gctccgtCTGGCGCGCATGACTGAGGAGATGCGTGAGGCCGAGGCGCCCCCAGGCCAGCCAGGCCCCCTGGCGGGCAGCAGCCCCACAGAGCTCCAGTACCGCAGGTGCATCCAGGAGTTCATCAGCCTCCACCTGGAGGAGAGCTAG
- the ACAP3 gene encoding arf-GAP with coiled-coil, ANK repeat and PH domain-containing protein 3 isoform X4 has product MGASHPTGPLPAWGGGGPGRLWSQLDLGPSPAPPPRAASASPSLHLLACLRGVDGRATIDEVETDVVEIEAKLDKLVKLCSGMIEAGKAYVATNRLFVSGVRDLSQQCQGDTAISECLQRFGDSLQEMVNYHMILFDQAQRSVRQQLHNFIKEDVRKFKETKKQFDKVREDMELSLVRNAQAPRHRPHEVEEATGALSLTRKCFRHLALDYVLQINVLQAKKKFEILDSMLTFMLAQHSFFQQGYSLLHQLDPYMKRLAAELDQLVIDSAVEKREMERKHAAIQQRTLLQDFSYDEPKAEFDVDAPSGVVMEGYLFKRASNAFKTWNRRWFSIQNSQLVYQKKLKDVLTVVVDDLRLCSVKPCEDIERRFCFEVVSPTKSCMLQADSEKLRQAWVHAVQASIASAYRESPDSCYSERLDRTASPSTSSIDSATDSRERSVKGESVLQRVQSVAGNSQCSDCGQLDPRWASINLGVLLCIECSGIHRSLGVHCSKVRSLTLDSWEPELLKLMCELGNSAVNHIYEAQCEGLGSRKPTASSPRQDKEAWIKDKYVEKKFLRKLPSAPAREAPRRWRAQKCQRHHSSPRAPTARRKVRLEPILPSVATLSSAGAVERKFRRDSLFCPDELDSLFSYFDTAAAAAGPRSLSSDSGLGGSSDGSSDVLAFSTSSVVDSVTEEERADSEESSGEADGEAEAEAWGLADVRELHPGLLAHRAARTRDLPTLAAALAHGAEVNWPDTEDEGKTPLVQAVLGGSLIVCEFLLQNGADVNQRDSRGRAPLHHATLLGHTGQVCLFLKRGADQHALDHEQRDPLSIAVQEANADIVTLLRLARMTEEMREAEAPPGQPGPLAGSSPTELQYRRCIQEFISLHLEES; this is encoded by the exons CTGGTCAAGCTGTGCAGCGGCATGATTGAGGCTGGCAAGGCCTACGTTGCAACCAACAGGCTCTTCGTGAGTGGCGTCCGCGACCTGTCCCAGCAGTGCCAGGGCGACACCGCCATCTCG GAGTGTCTGCAGAGGTTTGGAGACAGCCTGCAGGAGATGGTCAACTACCACATG ATCCTGTTTGACCAGGCCCAGAGGTCTGTGCGGCAGCAACTCCACAATTTCATCAAAGA GGACGTGCGGAAGTTCAAGGAGACCAAGAAGCAGTTTGACAAAGTGCGAGAGGACATGGAGCTGTCCCTGGTGAGGAACGCCCAGGCCCCACGGCACCGGCCCCATGAGGTGGAGGAGGCCACGGGTGCCCTGAGCCTCACCCGGAAGTGCTTCCGCCACCTGGCATTAGACTATGTGCTGCAG ATCAACGTCCTCCAAGCCAAGAAGAAGTTTGAGATCCTGGATTCT ATGCTGACCTTCATGCTCGCCCAGCACAGCTTCTTCCAGCAGGGCTACAGCCTGCTGCACCAGCTGGACCCCTACATGAAGAGGCTGGCCGCCGAG CTGGACCAGCTGGTGATCGACTCGGCGGTGGAGAAGCGCGAGATGGAACGCAAGCACGCTGCCATCCAGCAGCGG ACGCTGCTGCAG GACTTCTCCTATGATGAGCCTAAAGCAGAGTTTGACGTGGACGCGCCCAGCGGCGTGGTGATGGAGGGGTACCTCTTCAAGAGGGCCAGCAACGCCTTCAAGACGTGGAACCG GCGCTGGTTCTCCATCCAGAACAGCCAGCTGGTCTACCAGAAGAAACTCAAG GACGTGCTGACCGTGGTGGTGGATGACCTCCGCCTGTGCTCAGTGAAGCCGTGTGAGGACATTGAGCGGAGGTTCTGCTTTGAGGTCGTGTCACCCACCaa GAGCTGCATGCTGCAGGCCGACTCCGAGAAGCTACGGCAGGCCTGGGTTCACGCCGTGCAGGCCAGCATCGCCTCTGCCTACCGGGAGAGCCCAGACAGCTGCTACAGCGAG AGGCTGGACCGCACGGCATCCCCGTCCACAAGCAGCATCGACTCAGCCACAGACTCTCGGGAGCGCAGCGTCAAGGGCGAGAGCGTGCTGCAGCGCGTGCAGAGCGTGGCTGGCAACAGCCAGTGCAGCGACTGCGGTCAGCTGGACCCCCGCTGGGCCAGCATCAACCTGGGGGTGCTGCTCTGCATCGAGTGCTCAGGCATCCACAG GAGCCTGGGTGTCCACTGCTCCAAGGTGCGGTCCCTGACTCTGGATTCGTGGGAGCCAGAGCTGCTGAAG CTGATGTGTGAGCTTGGAAACAGCGCCGTGAACCACATCTATGAGGCCCAGTGCGAGGGGCTGGGCAGCAGGAAGCCCACGGCCAGCAGCCCCAG GCAGGACAAGGAGGCCTGGATCAAGGACAAATATGTGGAAAAGAAGTTTCTGCGGAAGCTGCCCTCAGCACCGGCCCGGGAGGCCCCGCGGCGCTGGCGCGCACAGAAGTGCCAGCGCCACCACAGCTCCCCCCGCGCCCCCACTGCCCGCCGCAAGGTCCGGCTGGAGCCCATCCTGCCCTCCGTGGCTACTCTGTCCTCAG CAGGCGCTGTGGAGCGCAAGTTCCGCAGGGATTCCCTCTTCTGCCCGGATGAGCTGGACTCCCTCTTCTCCTACTTTGATACAGCAGCTGCAGCGGCCGGTCCACGCA GTCTGAGCAGCGACAGCGGCTTAGGGGGCAGCTCTGATGGCAGTTCGGACGTCCTGGCCTTCAGCACCAGCTCTGTGGTGGACAGCGTCACTGAGGAGG AGCGCGCAGACTCGGAGGAGTCCAGCGGCGAGGCAGATGGGGAGGCCGAGGCCGAGGCCTGGGGCTTGGCGGATGTGCGCGAGCTGCACCCTGGACTCCTGGCGCACCGCGCAGCACGCACCCGCGACCTCCCCACACTGGCCGCGGCGCTGGCCCACGGGGCCGAGGTCAACTGGCCCGACACGGAGGACGAGGGCAAGACTCCATTGGTGCAGGCCGTGCTGGGG GGCTCCCTGATCGTCTGTGAATTCCTCCTGCAAAATGGAGCAGACGTGAACCAAAGAGACAGCCGGGGCCGGGCGCCCCTGCACCACGCCACGCTGCTGGGCCACACTGG CCAGGTCTGCCTGTTCCTGAAGCGTGGGGCCGACCAGCACGCCTTGGACCACGAGCAGCGGGACCCGCTGAGCATTGCGGTCCAGGAGGCGAACGCCGACATTGTCACGCT gctccgtCTGGCGCGCATGACTGAGGAGATGCGTGAGGCCGAGGCGCCCCCAGGCCAGCCAGGCCCCCTGGCGGGCAGCAGCCCCACAGAGCTCCAGTACCGCAGGTGCATCCAGGAGTTCATCAGCCTCCACCTGGAGGAGAGCTAG
- the ACAP3 gene encoding arf-GAP with coiled-coil, ANK repeat and PH domain-containing protein 3 isoform X11, with translation MLTFMLAQHSFFQQGYSLLHQLDPYMKRLAAELDQLVIDSAVEKREMERKHAAIQQRDFSYDEPKAEFDVDAPSGVVMEGYLFKRASNAFKTWNRRWFSIQNSQLVYQKKLKDVLTVVVDDLRLCSVKPCEDIERRFCFEVVSPTKSCMLQADSEKLRQAWVHAVQASIASAYRESPDSCYSEVWPSQHPPHACTHLCATGRQPLQAACERRLDRTASPSTSSIDSATDSRERSVKGESVLQRVQSVAGNSQCSDCGQLDPRWASINLGVLLCIECSGIHRSLGVHCSKVRSLTLDSWEPELLKLMCELGNSAVNHIYEAQCEGLGSRKPTASSPRQDKEAWIKDKYVEKKFLRKLPSAPAREAPRRWRAQKCQRHHSSPRAPTARRKVRLEPILPSVATLSSAGAVERKFRRDSLFCPDELDSLFSYFDTAAAAAGPRSLSSDSGLGGSSDGSSDVLAFSTSSVVDSVTEEERADSEESSGEADGEAEAEAWGLADVRELHPGLLAHRAARTRDLPTLAAALAHGAEVNWPDTEDEGKTPLVQAVLGVSGVGLRRAQGSLIVCEFLLQNGADVNQRDSRGRAPLHHATLLGHTGQVCLFLKRGADQHALDHEQRDPLSIAVQEANADIVTLLRLARMTEEMREAEAPPGQPGPLAGSSPTELQYRRCIQEFISLHLEES, from the exons ATGCTGACCTTCATGCTCGCCCAGCACAGCTTCTTCCAGCAGGGCTACAGCCTGCTGCACCAGCTGGACCCCTACATGAAGAGGCTGGCCGCCGAG CTGGACCAGCTGGTGATCGACTCGGCGGTGGAGAAGCGCGAGATGGAACGCAAGCACGCTGCCATCCAGCAGCGG GACTTCTCCTATGATGAGCCTAAAGCAGAGTTTGACGTGGACGCGCCCAGCGGCGTGGTGATGGAGGGGTACCTCTTCAAGAGGGCCAGCAACGCCTTCAAGACGTGGAACCG GCGCTGGTTCTCCATCCAGAACAGCCAGCTGGTCTACCAGAAGAAACTCAAG GACGTGCTGACCGTGGTGGTGGATGACCTCCGCCTGTGCTCAGTGAAGCCGTGTGAGGACATTGAGCGGAGGTTCTGCTTTGAGGTCGTGTCACCCACCaa GAGCTGCATGCTGCAGGCCGACTCCGAGAAGCTACGGCAGGCCTGGGTTCACGCCGTGCAGGCCAGCATCGCCTCTGCCTACCGGGAGAGCCCAGACAGCTGCTACAGCGAGGTGTGGCCCTCCCAGCACCCtccacatgcgtgcacacacctATGTGCCACAGGGAGACAGCCCCTGCAGGCTGCATGCGAGCGT AGGCTGGACCGCACGGCATCCCCGTCCACAAGCAGCATCGACTCAGCCACAGACTCTCGGGAGCGCAGCGTCAAGGGCGAGAGCGTGCTGCAGCGCGTGCAGAGCGTGGCTGGCAACAGCCAGTGCAGCGACTGCGGTCAGCTGGACCCCCGCTGGGCCAGCATCAACCTGGGGGTGCTGCTCTGCATCGAGTGCTCAGGCATCCACAG GAGCCTGGGTGTCCACTGCTCCAAGGTGCGGTCCCTGACTCTGGATTCGTGGGAGCCAGAGCTGCTGAAG CTGATGTGTGAGCTTGGAAACAGCGCCGTGAACCACATCTATGAGGCCCAGTGCGAGGGGCTGGGCAGCAGGAAGCCCACGGCCAGCAGCCCCAG GCAGGACAAGGAGGCCTGGATCAAGGACAAATATGTGGAAAAGAAGTTTCTGCGGAAGCTGCCCTCAGCACCGGCCCGGGAGGCCCCGCGGCGCTGGCGCGCACAGAAGTGCCAGCGCCACCACAGCTCCCCCCGCGCCCCCACTGCCCGCCGCAAGGTCCGGCTGGAGCCCATCCTGCCCTCCGTGGCTACTCTGTCCTCAG CAGGCGCTGTGGAGCGCAAGTTCCGCAGGGATTCCCTCTTCTGCCCGGATGAGCTGGACTCCCTCTTCTCCTACTTTGATACAGCAGCTGCAGCGGCCGGTCCACGCA GTCTGAGCAGCGACAGCGGCTTAGGGGGCAGCTCTGATGGCAGTTCGGACGTCCTGGCCTTCAGCACCAGCTCTGTGGTGGACAGCGTCACTGAGGAGG AGCGCGCAGACTCGGAGGAGTCCAGCGGCGAGGCAGATGGGGAGGCCGAGGCCGAGGCCTGGGGCTTGGCGGATGTGCGCGAGCTGCACCCTGGACTCCTGGCGCACCGCGCAGCACGCACCCGCGACCTCCCCACACTGGCCGCGGCGCTGGCCCACGGGGCCGAGGTCAACTGGCCCGACACGGAGGACGAGGGCAAGACTCCATTGGTGCAGGCCGTGCTGGGGGTGAGCGGCGTGGGGCTGCGCAGGGCACAG GGCTCCCTGATCGTCTGTGAATTCCTCCTGCAAAATGGAGCAGACGTGAACCAAAGAGACAGCCGGGGCCGGGCGCCCCTGCACCACGCCACGCTGCTGGGCCACACTGG CCAGGTCTGCCTGTTCCTGAAGCGTGGGGCCGACCAGCACGCCTTGGACCACGAGCAGCGGGACCCGCTGAGCATTGCGGTCCAGGAGGCGAACGCCGACATTGTCACGCT gctccgtCTGGCGCGCATGACTGAGGAGATGCGTGAGGCCGAGGCGCCCCCAGGCCAGCCAGGCCCCCTGGCGGGCAGCAGCCCCACAGAGCTCCAGTACCGCAGGTGCATCCAGGAGTTCATCAGCCTCCACCTGGAGGAGAGCTAG
- the ACAP3 gene encoding arf-GAP with coiled-coil, ANK repeat and PH domain-containing protein 3 isoform X10 — translation MLGLQLRPRVSFLQGHWWPAGPQSLASYWSPIACPPDSCLRRTTGSLGVGRGAVAHWLSLPPPTRPCSAPQTLLQDFSYDEPKAEFDVDAPSGVVMEGYLFKRASNAFKTWNRRWFSIQNSQLVYQKKLKDVLTVVVDDLRLCSVKPCEDIERRFCFEVVSPTKSCMLQADSEKLRQAWVHAVQASIASAYRESPDSCYSEVWPSQHPPHACTHLCATGRQPLQAACERRLDRTASPSTSSIDSATDSRERSVKGESVLQRVQSVAGNSQCSDCGQLDPRWASINLGVLLCIECSGIHRSLGVHCSKVRSLTLDSWEPELLKLMCELGNSAVNHIYEAQCEGLGSRKPTASSPRQDKEAWIKDKYVEKKFLRKLPSAPAREAPRRWRAQKCQRHHSSPRAPTARRKVRLEPILPSVATLSSAGAVERKFRRDSLFCPDELDSLFSYFDTAAAAAGPRSLSSDSGLGGSSDGSSDVLAFSTSSVVDSVTEEERADSEESSGEADGEAEAEAWGLADVRELHPGLLAHRAARTRDLPTLAAALAHGAEVNWPDTEDEGKTPLVQAVLGVSGVGLRRAQGSLIVCEFLLQNGADVNQRDSRGRAPLHHATLLGHTGQVCLFLKRGADQHALDHEQRDPLSIAVQEANADIVTLLRLARMTEEMREAEAPPGQPGPLAGSSPTELQYRRCIQEFISLHLEES, via the exons ATGCTGGGGCTGCAGCTGCGACCCAGGGTCTCCTTCCTTCAAGGCCACTGGTGGCCTGCAGGGCCTCAGTCACTGGCCTCCTACTGGAGCCCCATTGCTTGCCCGCCAGACAGTTGCCTCCGCAGGACCACAGGGagcctgggggtggggcggggggccGTCGCTCACTGgctgtctctccctcctcccacccgccCCTGCTCGGCCCCTCAGACGCTGCTGCAG GACTTCTCCTATGATGAGCCTAAAGCAGAGTTTGACGTGGACGCGCCCAGCGGCGTGGTGATGGAGGGGTACCTCTTCAAGAGGGCCAGCAACGCCTTCAAGACGTGGAACCG GCGCTGGTTCTCCATCCAGAACAGCCAGCTGGTCTACCAGAAGAAACTCAAG GACGTGCTGACCGTGGTGGTGGATGACCTCCGCCTGTGCTCAGTGAAGCCGTGTGAGGACATTGAGCGGAGGTTCTGCTTTGAGGTCGTGTCACCCACCaa GAGCTGCATGCTGCAGGCCGACTCCGAGAAGCTACGGCAGGCCTGGGTTCACGCCGTGCAGGCCAGCATCGCCTCTGCCTACCGGGAGAGCCCAGACAGCTGCTACAGCGAGGTGTGGCCCTCCCAGCACCCtccacatgcgtgcacacacctATGTGCCACAGGGAGACAGCCCCTGCAGGCTGCATGCGAGCGT AGGCTGGACCGCACGGCATCCCCGTCCACAAGCAGCATCGACTCAGCCACAGACTCTCGGGAGCGCAGCGTCAAGGGCGAGAGCGTGCTGCAGCGCGTGCAGAGCGTGGCTGGCAACAGCCAGTGCAGCGACTGCGGTCAGCTGGACCCCCGCTGGGCCAGCATCAACCTGGGGGTGCTGCTCTGCATCGAGTGCTCAGGCATCCACAG GAGCCTGGGTGTCCACTGCTCCAAGGTGCGGTCCCTGACTCTGGATTCGTGGGAGCCAGAGCTGCTGAAG CTGATGTGTGAGCTTGGAAACAGCGCCGTGAACCACATCTATGAGGCCCAGTGCGAGGGGCTGGGCAGCAGGAAGCCCACGGCCAGCAGCCCCAG GCAGGACAAGGAGGCCTGGATCAAGGACAAATATGTGGAAAAGAAGTTTCTGCGGAAGCTGCCCTCAGCACCGGCCCGGGAGGCCCCGCGGCGCTGGCGCGCACAGAAGTGCCAGCGCCACCACAGCTCCCCCCGCGCCCCCACTGCCCGCCGCAAGGTCCGGCTGGAGCCCATCCTGCCCTCCGTGGCTACTCTGTCCTCAG CAGGCGCTGTGGAGCGCAAGTTCCGCAGGGATTCCCTCTTCTGCCCGGATGAGCTGGACTCCCTCTTCTCCTACTTTGATACAGCAGCTGCAGCGGCCGGTCCACGCA GTCTGAGCAGCGACAGCGGCTTAGGGGGCAGCTCTGATGGCAGTTCGGACGTCCTGGCCTTCAGCACCAGCTCTGTGGTGGACAGCGTCACTGAGGAGG AGCGCGCAGACTCGGAGGAGTCCAGCGGCGAGGCAGATGGGGAGGCCGAGGCCGAGGCCTGGGGCTTGGCGGATGTGCGCGAGCTGCACCCTGGACTCCTGGCGCACCGCGCAGCACGCACCCGCGACCTCCCCACACTGGCCGCGGCGCTGGCCCACGGGGCCGAGGTCAACTGGCCCGACACGGAGGACGAGGGCAAGACTCCATTGGTGCAGGCCGTGCTGGGGGTGAGCGGCGTGGGGCTGCGCAGGGCACAG GGCTCCCTGATCGTCTGTGAATTCCTCCTGCAAAATGGAGCAGACGTGAACCAAAGAGACAGCCGGGGCCGGGCGCCCCTGCACCACGCCACGCTGCTGGGCCACACTGG CCAGGTCTGCCTGTTCCTGAAGCGTGGGGCCGACCAGCACGCCTTGGACCACGAGCAGCGGGACCCGCTGAGCATTGCGGTCCAGGAGGCGAACGCCGACATTGTCACGCT gctccgtCTGGCGCGCATGACTGAGGAGATGCGTGAGGCCGAGGCGCCCCCAGGCCAGCCAGGCCCCCTGGCGGGCAGCAGCCCCACAGAGCTCCAGTACCGCAGGTGCATCCAGGAGTTCATCAGCCTCCACCTGGAGGAGAGCTAG